Proteins from a genomic interval of Bradyrhizobium sp. CCBAU 53340:
- a CDS encoding alkene reductase translates to MKYPALFRPSQVGPYKLAHRVAMAPLTRMRAERDSFSPRPLNAEYYGQRATKGGLIIAEASPVLSHGRGNPATPGIYTDAQVSGWRKVTDAVHAKGGIIFLQLWHVGRVSHSSFHGGELPVSASAIPIRADGMKAMTADGKIADYETPRALETDEVKGIVEAFRQGAKNALAAGFDGVEIHGANGYLLEQFLQSRSNQRTDQYGGSIENRTRLLLEVTQAAIDVWGANRVGVRLSPHGIANDSAEPDPMPLYTHVVKALDKLGLAYLHLIEPRSSGAGRADVHWENVPSAMVLFRPHYSGVLMTAGGFTGETANAAIADGHADLIAFGRIFISNPDLPRRLEHDYPITPYNRATFYGGEEKGYTDYPGYDELTPA, encoded by the coding sequence ATGAAATATCCGGCGTTGTTTAGACCGTCGCAGGTCGGTCCGTACAAGCTTGCGCATCGCGTCGCGATGGCGCCGCTGACGCGCATGCGTGCCGAGCGCGACAGCTTTTCGCCACGCCCGCTCAACGCAGAATATTACGGCCAGCGCGCGACGAAGGGCGGGCTGATCATCGCCGAAGCCTCGCCGGTGCTCTCGCATGGCCGCGGCAATCCTGCGACGCCGGGCATCTATACGGACGCGCAAGTATCCGGCTGGCGCAAGGTGACGGATGCCGTGCACGCCAAGGGCGGCATCATCTTCCTCCAGCTCTGGCATGTCGGCCGCGTCTCGCATTCCTCCTTCCACGGCGGTGAGCTGCCGGTCTCGGCCTCGGCGATCCCGATCAGGGCCGACGGCATGAAAGCGATGACTGCCGACGGCAAGATCGCCGATTACGAGACGCCGCGCGCGCTGGAGACCGACGAGGTCAAGGGCATCGTCGAGGCCTTCCGGCAGGGCGCGAAGAACGCACTCGCGGCCGGCTTCGACGGCGTCGAGATCCACGGCGCCAATGGCTATCTGCTCGAGCAGTTCCTGCAGTCGCGCAGCAACCAGCGCACCGATCAATATGGCGGCTCGATCGAGAACCGCACGCGCCTGCTCCTTGAAGTGACCCAGGCCGCGATCGACGTTTGGGGCGCGAACCGCGTCGGCGTGCGGCTGTCCCCGCATGGCATCGCCAATGATTCCGCCGAGCCCGATCCGATGCCGCTGTACACGCACGTGGTGAAGGCGCTCGACAAGCTCGGCCTGGCCTATCTGCACCTCATCGAGCCGCGCTCCAGCGGCGCCGGCCGCGCCGACGTCCATTGGGAGAACGTGCCCTCGGCGATGGTGCTGTTCCGTCCGCACTACAGTGGCGTGCTGATGACCGCCGGCGGCTTCACCGGAGAGACCGCGAATGCCGCGATCGCCGATGGCCATGCCGACCTCATCGCCTTCGGCCGCATCTTCATCTCCAATCCCGATCTGCCGCGACGGCTTGAGCATGACTATCCGATCACGCCCTACAACCGCGCGACGTTCTATGGCGGCGAGGAGAAGGGGTATACGGATTACCCTGGATATGACGAGCTGACGCCGGCGTAG